TGTTTCCGTTATGCTTCCAATGCATCCGCGTCGGATATGGCATGGACCAACCAGAGCGAGAGCGCGTCTATCGCCATGGTAATGGGGGCACTGACGTCGAGCAGTCTTCTCACCGCCTCCACAAAGAGGGGAACCCACCCGTTCATGTGTTCACAGACGAGCCACTTCTTCAAAATGCCTCCATCCGCATCCTCCTGTGCCAGGCTTTCAATGGCGATGTAGGCATCCAATTCAAAAGACAGATGATCGTCGGGTGTGGCGTTTGGATTGGGGACTGTCAGCCCGAGACGACGATAGGCATTTCGCATCTCCATGGCCGGAGAACCCATAAGTGTCGGCTCATTCAAATATGCAGATGCGTAGGGGGGCGCAGGAACAGCCGCAGGACCGACAAAGAGCCGATTGAACTCGTATTCGACATCAATCCAAAGTGTTGCCGGATCGAGTGGTATGGTGAACACGCGCGAAATGGAATCGGCTGCGGCATGTATATCGTTCGCATTGATGGACGCGAAAAAATCTCGAAGTGCGGCAGCTCCTGTGATGAGTTGTGTTTTATTTAGCATAACTATCCTCCATTACAGAAAAAACAGGATCGACACTGATCCTGTAGTATACTCGTCATGAAGGGTGACAGGCGGGAAAATGGGGATAGATTGGGTATGTTGAACTACCCAATCAGGATGACAGGCCGAGTGTTTTCAAATGTGCGTAGAGGCTCACGCCCTTCCCATGTAGGTTCAGTTTGCGGCGGATATTCTTTCGGTGCGTTTGCACGGTTTCCACGGAAATATTGAGGCTGGTCGCAATATCTTTGGAGGGATGGCCCGCTTGAATGAACTGACACACGCGGGTTTCCATATGAGTGAGTTTGAGGAGACCTGGGTCCGAAGCATCACTGCCTGGAGCCAATCGCCTTAGTTGGTCTTTGGCAACGGTGATATACCCTTTGCGAATACCACTGTCTTCTTCGTGTACAATGCGGTCGAGCGCTGGCAGCACCAGGTTGTTCACCTTGGACGAAATTTCATTCAGAATTTGTTCACGCTCTTTATCGATGCTTTGCAATACGTTCCGCAAGGTAATGTTCATCTCTTCAAGATGTTCTTTTTCCCGACGCAACGCTTCCGTTCTTTCCGATACGACTCGTTCCAAAGTTTCTCGTTGAATGGCGTGCGCTGTAATGTTGGTCAGCATGATCATGTATTCATTGCTGGCCATGCTAACACTCCCGATGGAATTGATTTGCATGCGATAGATGATATCGTTGTCGAAGGGGCTTATTTCATGGAATATCCCGAGGGGGTAATACTTGAGCACATCCTTCATCGATTGCCCTTCCATGGCGAGAACCGTCCAGATGGTCATACCCTGCACATGTTCTTCGGCAATCACGGCTTTGACGGCTTCGTTGACATTCATCACCATGCCATTGTTCTCGACGACGAAAATAAGGTCGGAAGTGGCATTGAGAATGTTCTCGTATCGGCATTTTTCCAAGGTGAGAAGGCGATTGGCTTCATCGAGCTTGCGCGCGGTGACATCGGGAAGTGTCGTGGTCCAGTCTTGAACAAACAGGACTTCCAAAGCATCGCCGTAGAGTTTGATGTGTCGTCGTGCCAGGACTTTGTCTTCATACGATCCATCCATGCGCTCAATCACATCGATAAGGCTATGAATAAATGTTTTGAAGCATCCCAGATACATATCGGCGGTGACGCCGCGCATGCGATGCCGTCTTGCCGAGGCGATTTGCGGATGTCCCCATTGATCGTTGTGCTGAATGAGCCAGGAGAAGTCGGGGGGCATCATGCCTGTATCCCAATGTTGCCGCATGGGAGCGAGAAAATCGTTGAGTGCTTGCAAGCAATCCAGGCGTTTTGCGGTCGTATGTTCAAGGTATCCGGCTTGCGCCATGCGAAGAGACCAACGTTCAAGGAAAAAATGTTGTTCTTGCTCAAGAGATGTCACCATCTCCCAATATTGCTTGTGTTCGGGCGTGTTCTGCATGCGATGACCTCATCTGGAGCATTTTTCGATAGAGAAGGATCGATACCTCCGGCGGCCCCTCACTCACTTTTTATAATGTTTCTAAGAAAAGTGAGTGCGGGGAATCTTCAAAAACTTTTAATAGTTATACTGTAAATAGAGAGTAAAATGTTGTGTGTATTAAGATTGTATTGATTCAATATAAACGGAAAATATCCTCGCCGTATACCCAATGGATACCCATAAAACACAATAGGATGCTTGGAGGGGATTATCAAGGAGGATGGAGGTTCCAAACGGGAACGGAATTGTGAAAGTCTTGTATAGAGTCAGATGTCTCTGCAAACTTCGGCAAGGGCGAAGAGGCCTGAAAGAAAGCTGAAGCATACGATCACGACATCAAGGCTCAGAAGTTAAGGAATGAAGAACTTCAAACAGGCAGTACGGACGATGTCGGAATCTACGCCGATGAACTTGCGGATCTTTGGTATCAAGATCGTAAGGCCGCAGGGTGTGGAGGCTGGTTGAAAGATTGGGCCAAGATTCTCAATAAGCATATCCTGCCTCAGATCAGCAACGTACCGGTAGACGAATTGAAACAGGCGTCTCTCGTTAAGTTCATCAACCGCCAGTACAAAAATAATTCTCCAACCACTTGTAACCGATATCTCAGCTACTTGAAGATCATGTTCAACTGGGGTGTGAAGCACGAGTACCTTGCCAAAAATCCTCTCGGTAAATGGCAAAAGGCCAAAGAGTTTCCCAAGGAGTTGGTACTCAATGCGGAAGATCTTCAGAGAATCCATGACGCCGCCGTTCCTCACATCAAGTGGGCCATCGAAATCTGCATGAACCTCGGAGTAAGAACGGGTTTGAGCGAACTGTTGACCCTTGAATGGAAGCACGTGGACTGGGAGAACAAGTGTGTTCGGGTCTTCGCAACCAAAACCAAAACATGGCGCAGTGTTCCGGTCCGGCCTGAATTCCTGGAAAAGCTCCGTGAGATGAAGGCCAATTCGAATACCAACTTCCTTGTGGAATACAACGGGAAGCCAATCAAGAGTCTTCGTAAGGGATTCAGAACCGCTTGCCGTCGCGCCGGAATCAATGACGACATTATCAGCTACGACATTCGTCACCTGTTTTGCTCCAGCATGCTTTCACAGAGGGCATCTCCAAACGCAGTTTCCCGCCTCATGGGGCATGCCAGTACAAAAATGACCTTGGACCGCTACGGCCATGTTATGCCAGGTGATGAAGAACGTGCTGTCGAGTTGTTGCCGGTGATTGAGTAGGAAGGCGAGAGTGTTGAATTTGGGGGCGTCAGAAATGGCGTCCCTTTTTTTCATTAGGCTGAGTACACATCAATGCAGAATAAAGTCGTATCCATCGGGATAAGGTAAACGACTATGAACTTCTTTGATGAAAGAGTAATATTTTTGAACAAAAGAATAGAAGGCTCCTTGATCTCCAAGTTCTCTGTCTTTATAGGCGTGAATTGCGTTTCTGTATTTTTGGACATCGCCGACAAAATTGGACCAATGCTTTTCAAAACGAGTTTCTTTATCCATTAAAACTTTCAAATATTCAAGACTAACAATGTCAGGTAACTTTGGAAATCCATTTTTATCAGTTTCGATGCGTCCACTTTGTAGATAGTCATTTAGATAAACAGAGAAAAATAGTTTGAGAGTCCCTTCTACAAGTGCTCCAAGGTTTGCCCAAGCTAATATAAGCTCGCCTTCTGATAGAGATTCTCTTTCTAGCCAAATATGAAGAGCTTTAGACAAAGAGACTTGTCTGTCCAAGCGGGACTTGGACATCAAGGAGGCGGCATTCGAAGGAGCCCAGCCATTTGCATTGCTCCAAAACTTCTGAAGCATCACATTAGCGTGAATAATATTGTCGATGGTTTTCTTAGTCTGTTCCATATCTCATAATTACCTCAAAAGGATACCTATGCCTGTAATACTAAATCAGTCAAGTACCATGTTCACACCCGGTTCACCGGTAGGTTCACCGCAAAAGAAAAGGCCTGGTTATCTTGAAGGATAACCAGGCCAATGTATTGGAAATTTTCTGGTGGAGCTGGAGGGAATTGAACCCACGGCCTCTTGAATGCCATTCCTGGCGAAGGTCCAGGAAATGTTGATTTTATTGTTTTTTTTGCAGTACCTGTGAACACTCTTGTCGGAATTCTAGAGGAATCTTTGGGAATCCTGGTTCACCGACGGTTCACCGGGAATTTGATGATTGCTGTATTTATATTCACATCTCTTAGATTCATCTCAATTGTGCGATGTTGGTTGTTTACGAGGCTTGGCGTCGAAGAGATAGTGGCTTAATTTGGGGGGGAAGCGCACACTACTCTGTAGCAGATCACTTTGGACAAATCATCAATTGACAATCGTTTGTCCTGTAAGGGATTATCATGCAATAATGGCTTACAATTATTGTCAGAAAAGGAGTGGAAGGACTATGCCTGAATATATCAAAATGCGGATTATCAAAAACCTAATAGATGAGATCCGATGCCTTAGTGCTACTGATTTGGAACTGGTTGGTCACAAAGTTGTTTCCATGATTGAATCTAAAAGGTTGATCCATCACGGTATAAATAAGGACTATAAACCTGTTGGCCACACGGTTGATAGTTTTTCTCCTGATTCTACCATTGTTGCTGAGTATAGCACTGAAAAAACGTATTTTGAATCCAGTGGGCCAAAGAAAAATCCATCATATGAAAAGATTGAGAAAGATCTTACTCATGCCTTGGCTCACAATAAGCCTAATGGGCCAAGTTCAATATATTTGATTAGTAACCAGGAAGAACCTCCCTCGTTCCGTGACAAGTTCGACTCAACTCCTCTTGCCAAATCAGTAAAAGGAAAGGTCGTATTCTTTGACGCACATGAATTGGCAAAGATAATTTATGAGCAGTCAATTCTAAACTCTTCCTGTGCCAGCTTTTATACTCAGTTTCTGCCAAACTACTTACATGATCTAAATAACTACGAATACTATGGTAAGATTCCAAGCCAATGTGAACACTATGTTCCTTCTGTGAACATTTTAAAATCACTAAAAACTCATTATCATAATGGTCATAAAATTTGTGTACTCCATGGTTTAAGCGGCGCAGGTAAAACCCAAGCAGCAATTGAATATGTTCATCATGAAGAAACAAATTTTGACAACTATATTTGGATAGCTGGTGAAGATTGGAAGAAAGACACTCCTTTAAGTGCTGTGAAGCGATCCCGGGGAGGCACACCTGTTAATGTTGCAGGTATCTTTAATGCTGGAAAAACGATCCTCGTAATTGATAGTATTGAACGAAAATTGGAGCTGGCAATGTTCAATGAACTAGCCGATGGTTTTACAAAAGGTGGGGTTGTTCTTGCGACATCACAGCTGTCAACTCCATCGAAAGATTTCTATTTGCCGATCCCTTCATTGTCTAAAAGTGTCGCGTTTGAAATTCTTGGAGAAGATCCAGATACAGCCTCTGATGTATGTAAAAAATTCGTTTCAGCTTGTCTTTCTTCACCACTCATTCTTGCCACAGCAAGGAACATATTGAGTGAACAAGGGATCAAAGGAGATGTTTTTTATAAAGAGGTCTTGGATGAACCGGAAGATGTACGTGGTGATGATGGTGGGTCTATCATACGAAAAATTATTTCAAAACTTAACCAGAGGGAACATAAAGCTCTTTCAGATATTGCCAATTCAGGGTTAGGAACTCACGATTTAGACTTTTTAAGAAATTTCATTGGAATCAATGCGTGTTCTAATCTCCAACGATTATCAATTGTGCTACCTGCGAACACTCCAGGAGTAGTGAAGGTCCATGATCTTGTGTGTTTGGCTATGCAGGATGACGTAAACGCATCAGTGTTAGCTGAGGCTATTGAAAAATATGTCGAGGAACATGAAGGGGAGATGGAGTTTGGGGTCCTTAGACAAATTCATCTTGCAAAAAAACAGATACATGAAGAGAATTTACGTCGCGGAGAACGGCAGCCGGATTGGTTGACATATGCCCTTTTGCAGATTGAACGGGAAGAAGATCAGACGATTTATAAACAGATTTATACTAATGAGGTTACACCAGATATGGGGCTAGCTTCGATGGTGAGCATAATCGATTCAAAAGAAATATATTCATACTCTATTGAGAACCTTGAAGAACAGCGAGAGTATTATCAGGCCTGTGCTCAAAAATATGGGACTTGTTTTGCTGCTACGAAAGACGAGCAAGTAAAAGCAGAGCTGTTACACCATCGAGGGAAAGCTCTTAGGCGGTGTGGTCAATATGAAGAAGCTCTTAAATGCTTCAATCAACTTTTTGAGATTAAGCCCAATTGGCATGCAACATATGGTCAGATAGCGCACCTTGGTTCTCTGTCTAGGGTTACCAGAGCAATTAAAGCAGAAGGAGAAAAGGCTTTGGGAGAGCTGATGGAGAGAGTTTTAAGAGACCCTCTAGCTGTACCGCTACGAGTATCTCTTGCAGCGATTTCAAGACTCAGATCATATAAGAATATCGCAGACTCTATTAAAGAAAATTCTGCAAAGGTTCAAATTCTGTCTGATATTATTGCCATGTCTGCGCTAGATGGATTTGATCAGTTTTATGAGTCTTTTGTGGCGTTTACGTCTCTCTTTAGGTATAATCATGGCAAGCGCTGTGTAGATCTTGCCGAAGCTCTTCCTGAAATGCTGGCTATGCCGCCAAGTCTAGTTGACAAAAGGCAATGGGTTAATGCCTGTGATGCATTAGCCAATATGGCTATTACTGCTGACAAGGAGGGTAAACAAAGCCTTTCAAGTGAGTTTATCCGAGCTAGTTGCGCTTTTGCAGATGCTATATCAGAAAAAACGGTTTTAACGGCATTTAATGCTCGGGCCGTAGCCAAGGCGTATAATCAGGCTGATAAACCAAAGAGTGCTCTTGCTGCAATTGAAAAAGTGCCAGATGGTGGAGCAGATCATTGGTTATTATATGTAAAGTCGAAAACTCTTTCAACTCTCGAAAAGCACGAAGAAGCTTTGCAAAGTGCAGTAAAAGCACTTAACTTGGCCGTTGAGGATCTAAAAGGCAAAGAGTGGATTTCAATTTATCATGAACGCCTAAGCTCATGTCGTGAGGCGTTGGGAGATATTCCTGCTGCATTGAATGAATGTTCATTGGCGATAGATAATTGTAATAATGATAAGTATAAAGAGACTCTTAAAGAGCGCTTAGAGATGATGAAGCCCTCGTCGTAAATTAAAAATGCTTCTCGGCGGAAAGATGTTCACACCCGGTTCACCGAGAGGTTCACCGCAAAAGAAAAGGCCCGGTTATCCTTCAAGATAACCGGGCCAATGTATTGGAAATTTTCTGGTGGAGCTGGAGGGAATTGAACCCACGGCCTCTTGAATGCCATTCAAGCGCTCTCCCAACTGAGCTACAGCCCCGTGAGGAGAGATAGCTACGCTTCCGGTCGGGACTTGTCAACGAAAAAATGTCGACGGCGAATTTTTTTATGCGCGTGACGGTTATGCCTTCATGGGTTTTGTTCATTTTGAAAATATTGTACATTGCCTCCACCAAATCCTTCTCACCAGAGAACGTTTGGTGAGAATAAGTAAGGAATTGTTGCATGACCGTTCATCCCCCATTGAGCGATCAGCTTCGAAGTGCGCTTGTACCCTTGCATGCACAGCTTCAGGCTGTTCCGTATTGTATGGCCCTTGTCGAGAGACGTGCCCCGTTATCGGTGTATATTACACATCTACGGGTCTGGGCTATGGTTTTTGCTGTGGTAGAGTCCGGATTAGATCGTGCCGACAACCCTTTGCTCGCCGATATTTGGTTTGATGAAATGCGGCGATTGCCGTTGCTTTTCACCGATATTGATTATTTCCGTGATGTACCTCCTCGTTTGCCCCTTACGCCTGATCCCGTGCGTGTCATGACTTTGGCTCTGAACCTGGTATCGAACTTGCGTAAAGATGCCATGACACAGCCCGTGTCACTCCTCGGGGTTTTGTACGTTTTGGAAGGGGTCGCGTTAGGTGCGAAAAACATTGGTCTCGCCTTAACGAGTGGTTTCGGTTTGACCCCACAAACGGGAATGGCCTACTTCGCCGCACTCAAGGACGACGGAGCCTTGCGTTTTGAAAATTTTAAACGACGTCTGGATGCGGCGCCTCTTTCTTCGCGGGATCGAGAGTTGGTTGTACAAGCCGCAATGGATTTTATTGGCGAATGTATTGATATTTTTTCTTTACTTATCGAACCGGAATCTGAAGGCACAGGCCAAGCAATTCGTTATCTTGCCGTTTCATTGAACCCCGAAGCCGGGAATCATCCTATTTGTCAGGACGAACAGGAAATTACTGCGGTTATGCAGGCAAGTGTACGCTGCCTTGTCGATTATCCATACCTTATTTATCGGTTTGGTACCCGCGGAAGACGATTTCTCGACAGCGATGGCGCGTGGCTGGTTCATCTGACAAATCTTGAGACGAAGGAAATGCTGTCTCAGGTGCTGTGCTTTGGACAATCTCTGACCAGTCGCGGTATTCCACAACTTCTTCTGGAACATCATTTGCGCATGCTCCATCGGGAGTTACGTCGCGTGCTTCCTGAAAATCAAGAACGATACGAAAAGCTCATCTTTTGTGCCGATCATATGAGACGTCATCGACGAGAGCTGCTTTCCGAGGACGTCATTGACGCGTTGACGAGTGATTTTTGCAATCAGACCGGGTTGTACGGCAACTTTGCTGCCAAAGAAGCAGCGGAACTGATTATTGCGGGTGTTCTCGATGAAGCGCAAGGTCTTGAGAACGCCACAGACAGCCTCATGCCATGGTTGGCTGATCCCATGCGACGACCGGCTCCGTGGATAAAAACCGTACGTATCACCATGGACCGGGCGAACCGGGCCATTGTCGCGAAAAAAGCCCGGCACGAACATATAGCATGATGTGCTCTGGCCATTTTCGTAACGACCACGTCTTCCTCATTGCAGAGTGAACGTTTCTCCACGCCTCTCTCTTCGTGATCGACGAGAGAGGCGTGGTAGGTTTACGAATTCCCTGTGCCGTTTCCTTCCTTCCAGTCGATTATGCGAATTGGACCGGGAGTTCGACTGACGGTCCGCATGTACTTCACCGCGGGTTTTCCAAAGACCATGACATACCCGACAAGATGATCACGCGGAATTCCAAGTCGATCCCGGAATTCGGGAAACAGCTCATCCAATGTCCATTTGAGCATGCCGTTCCACAGTGATCCCAATCCAGCACTGGCGGCAAGGAGCTCGAAATACGACAAGGAAATAAAACAGTCGGGCAGCGGCGTGGGGCAATTTTGCGGGGCCGACGCAATAAGCACATGGGGAGCCCCACGAAACAACACGTCTGCGCCTTCCTTGGTCCACATTTTGATCGCCCAGCCGAGGACTTCCATACGCATATCGTCATTGTTCTCGCCGTCTCGGATGGCTTGCACCAATCGGGTATACACGGCTTCACGCAGAGTATGGACTGACTGGCGGTTTTTTACCACCGTCAAGAGCACTTGCTGTGCATTTACTCCGGTTGGGGCATGGTGAACTGTGGTGAGAAGATCTTCAATGACGTCGATGGGAAGTGATTCATCGAGATATTGGCGTGTTGATCGTCTTCCACGAATCAGCGTGGCCATTTGTTGAGGGCTCGGAAAGGCATTGTTGATGGGAAGTTCATTCTCCGGATCGTTTCCCAATATGGAAATCGCTTCTGTTGGACAAATAGCCAGACAATGCTGACATCGGATACACGCGTCGGGATTGACGATGGTGGGGTAATCGTCCAGTTCGATAATGCGGGCCGGGCAATCTGTGGCACACAACCCACACTGAGTACAGCGCGCATGATCAACAAGAAATTTGAGCATGGCGTATCCTTTATTGTATGCGTTAATCGAAGGAACACGTAAAAAAGAGTCTACAATGCTCGGTGTATTGTTGCAACAAACAAAGTAAAAAAGTTCTGTACATTGTACGTGTATTATATATGTCGAAACTGATGTGCCGTTTGTAAAAATACAGTGAGGAGTGGCCTGGGAGCGTCGTTTCGTGTAATTATGTCCATTTCAACATAAGGAAGCTCTGCATCTATTGTGCGAAATACAACACCACGTCGAGGATGCGCGCCTGTTGATTTCGGCACAAGAGATAGTCCGATGCCGGCAGCAACGAGTGCCACGGTCGTTCGCTTGGAGAGGGTTTCCGCGCAGATGATGGGTTTACCGCTCGGAGTTGTCAGTTGTTCCAGTATCGTGTCGTACAGTTCCGGAAAGAGACTGCGCGGATAGAAAATAAATGGTTCATCGACTAAATCGGCGGGTTTGATAACCGTATGTTGCGCCAAGCGATGACCGTCAGGAACAGCGAGCACGTAGTGTTCCCGCATAAAAAGTTCGCTCTTGAGCCCGTCTGGGCATTGGTTTGTCCGACGCACAAATCCAACATCAATGCGACGATCTTCCAACGCTTGAAATTGATCCGCCGTTGAAGATTCTATCATTTCAAGGAAAATAGCCGGTCGTGTACTGCGAAATGCACGGATGACATCAGGCAGAGCGCCGTCCATAGCTGGGCCAACAAATCCTATGGCAAGCCGTCCCGTCTCTCCTCGTCCCGCGCGACGAGCATCAACACGGGCCGTTTCGGCCTTGGCCAGAATATCTATGGCATGGGGTAAAAATACCCGTCCCGCATCCGTTAGTATCGCACCGGTGGATGTACGCGAAAATAAGGCCGTTCCGACTTCTTCTTCCAGGAGGCGAATATGCCGGCTTAGTGGGGGTTGTGCCATATGCGCACGTTCAGCGGCGCGGCGAAATCCGCCTTCTTCCGCGACAAGAACAAAGAGGCGTAATTGTTTCAGTTCCATTGTGATATACATTGTATATCACTTTTGAAAAAAAACAATATTAGACGTATCGCAAACCCAGGCCTACTGTCGTTTCGTGATGTTGCCATGACGGCATCGCAATCCCCCTAACTCGGTTTTTTTGATCAAGGAGATCACACATGCGTACGACTCGACTCGGTCATTCCGATCTGATTATTTCCGCCCTCGGGCTTGGTTGTATGGGTATGTCTGAATTTTATGGAACGTCGGACGATACGGTTTCTCGTGGCGTCCTCGATAGGGCGTTTGAACTTGGGATCAACTTCTATGACACAGCCGATATGTACGGCCACGGACATAACGAACGGTTGTTAGCCGGATTCATTGCTGATCATAGAGATCAGCGAGAGAAGCTTGTCATCGCCACAAAGTTCGGCATCAAGCGGGAACAACCTGGGAGTTATGCGCGAGAGATCGATAATTCCACGGCGTATATGCGAGCCTGTTGTGAAGCATCGCTGTCACGCTTGGGCATCGACGTTATCGATTTATATTATGTGCACCGACTTGCCTCGGACAGACCGATTGAAGATGTAACTGCCGATCTCGCTCGGCTCGTGGAAGAAGGGAAAATTCGGTATATTGGATTCAGCGAAATTACGGCGGATCAGTTGCGCCGGGCTGCCAAGGTGCATCCTGTAGCGGCCGTTCAGACCGAATATTCGTTGGTGACACGAGATGTCGAACACAACGGCGTGCTTGATGCGTGTGCCGAGGTCGGTGCGGCGTTTGTGGCATATAGTCCTTTAGGACGTGGTTTTCTGACCGCATCGCAGACTTCGCCCAGTGATTTTGAGGAAAACGATTTTCGGCGCATGAATCCGCGGTTCCAGGCCGATGCTATGGAACGAAACCTGCGCTTGCTCGATGTTGTCAAAGGCATGGCTGCAGAAAAAAATGTGACGCCTGCACAACTCACCTTGTCATGGGTGTTGAACAAGAACACAAATGTTGTCCCCATTCCCGGAACACGGCATGTGCGCTATCTTGAGAGCAATGTTGCGGCCTCGGATATTGTCCTGACAGCTGAAGATATGGAACGATTGGAAACAACATTCCATTATGATGCGGTAGTCGGACAACGATATCCTGAAGAAGGCTTTAAAGGCCTGACCAGAGAATAAACCGTCATACATTATAGAGCACGGGTTACCGGCCACGTTGATATTGGCCGGGAGTGGCACCGGTGGTTGCGCGAAATGTGGTGGTAAAATGGCTTTGGTCGACAAAACCAGTGTCCAACGCCACTTGGACGATAGGAACACCTTGTCGGAGTAATAGTTTGGCGCGGTGCAAACGTAATTGCAATTGGTAGGCATGCGGCGAGAGTCCGAATGCACGACTGAATGAACGCAATAATGCGTATCGGCTCAACTCCGGTGCGTCGGCGGCTTCGGCCAGATCGACAAGCCGGAGTTTTGTTGTTGGTGCGTCATGCAAAATATCGCGAACGCGACACAGGACAGACGAGCCGGCGTGTTCCGTACTGGGGCGACACCCGGCATGCGTTGTTGCCAGTCGGGAGATGACCGCAAGCAGGGTGGAGTGTTTGTGCAAAATGTCGCCAGATGATTGCATGGCATTATACAACACGGCGAGATGATGGCGAAGGAGAGTATCCGGACATGCCGCAACGGCAAATCCGGGTTCGCTGACGTCAGGAAGTCCGATATCGGCCATACATGTTTTGACAAGGTCACAGGAGAAAGAAAACATGCGATACGCCCAAGCTGTATTTCCTTGAGGGTTGCACGCATGCACTTCGCCTGGATGGATGAACACCACGTCACTCTGGTCAACAGCCCCATGTTTCCCTCGGAGAAAGACGCGGCTGTCCCCGGATTCGACAAAGCCGATATTATAACTGTCGTGCGTGTGTTTGGGAAATGTAATAGCCTTGAAGCGGGAAATCCGCACTTCCAAACCAGGAAGGTCGGGGTCTCGCCAAAATGCATTGTCACCGGATGGAGGAAACGGCTTCATAGGCGTGGCCTGAAATCAGAATGCTGGACGTATGAATTGAATTATTTTTTCGGTAACCGTGTCGTTCTTGCCCTTGCTGAACAACCCACATCATAGCCTGCAATTTTTTGCAAGATGTCCTTCTGGTCTTGAAGCTAAAGAAACGTTCTTTGGCGTCACTTTGAACCGACCGAGGAGGTCTTCATGCGTTTATGGCAAAATGCCATGATTGGTCTGGCCCGAAATACATCCGTGACGATGTTTATGCACTCGTCACGCTTTATGTGTCGCTTTGCAAATCAGTTCGTTGCCGGACATGATGCAAAGGCCGCACTTGAACGAAGCCGTGAGCTGTTTTCGCGAGGGATACGGTCTTCATTGTTTTTTCTCGGGGAGTATGTCGAAGATGAAACTCGCATTGAGGAAACGGTTTCATCGCTCATGGAGTTGGTCCCTGCCCTGTCCACAGCGGGACTTGATGTGCATGTTTCAGTCGACCCAACACAGATAGGGGCTATGTTGTCGTGGAATCGTTGCTATGACAATGCGTTGCGTTTGGCACAGACCATTGCCGATCATGCGGGGCCAGGCGTAAATATTTTGATGATCGATATGGAAGATGCGTCGGTGACACAATCGACGCTCGACTTGTATCACGCGTTATTCTCGGCCGGCTTGCCCGTGGCCATCACGCTTCAGGCTTATTTACATCGATCGCCATCGGATATTGCGCAATTGGTTGAACAGGGAGCTATGGTTCGCTTGGTGAAAGGAGCGTTTGCGGAGTCCGCCGACCTGGCTGTGAGCGGTCGCACTGCTCGAGATGCGGCGTATAGAGCATCACTCGACATGCTTTTCAGTGAAACCGCCCGACAGCATGGAGTGCGGCCGGTGGTCGGCA
This genomic window from Desulfovibrio inopinatus DSM 10711 contains:
- a CDS encoding nitroreductase family protein, whose translation is MLKFLVDHARCTQCGLCATDCPARIIELDDYPTIVNPDACIRCQHCLAICPTEAISILGNDPENELPINNAFPSPQQMATLIRGRRSTRQYLDESLPIDVIEDLLTTVHHAPTGVNAQQVLLTVVKNRQSVHTLREAVYTRLVQAIRDGENNDDMRMEVLGWAIKMWTKEGADVLFRGAPHVLIASAPQNCPTPLPDCFISLSYFELLAASAGLGSLWNGMLKWTLDELFPEFRDRLGIPRDHLVGYVMVFGKPAVKYMRTVSRTPGPIRIIDWKEGNGTGNS
- a CDS encoding LysR substrate-binding domain-containing protein, which gives rise to MYITMELKQLRLFVLVAEEGGFRRAAERAHMAQPPLSRHIRLLEEEVGTALFSRTSTGAILTDAGRVFLPHAIDILAKAETARVDARRAGRGETGRLAIGFVGPAMDGALPDVIRAFRSTRPAIFLEMIESSTADQFQALEDRRIDVGFVRRTNQCPDGLKSELFMREHYVLAVPDGHRLAQHTVIKPADLVDEPFIFYPRSLFPELYDTILEQLTTPSGKPIICAETLSKRTTVALVAAGIGLSLVPKSTGAHPRRGVVFRTIDAELPYVEMDIITRNDAPRPLLTVFLQTAHQFRHI
- a CDS encoding aldo/keto reductase; this encodes MRTTRLGHSDLIISALGLGCMGMSEFYGTSDDTVSRGVLDRAFELGINFYDTADMYGHGHNERLLAGFIADHRDQREKLVIATKFGIKREQPGSYAREIDNSTAYMRACCEASLSRLGIDVIDLYYVHRLASDRPIEDVTADLARLVEEGKIRYIGFSEITADQLRRAAKVHPVAAVQTEYSLVTRDVEHNGVLDACAEVGAAFVAYSPLGRGFLTASQTSPSDFEENDFRRMNPRFQADAMERNLRLLDVVKGMAAEKNVTPAQLTLSWVLNKNTNVVPIPGTRHVRYLESNVAASDIVLTAEDMERLETTFHYDAVVGQRYPEEGFKGLTRE
- a CDS encoding AraC family transcriptional regulator, whose amino-acid sequence is MKPFPPSGDNAFWRDPDLPGLEVRISRFKAITFPKHTHDSYNIGFVESGDSRVFLRGKHGAVDQSDVVFIHPGEVHACNPQGNTAWAYRMFSFSCDLVKTCMADIGLPDVSEPGFAVAACPDTLLRHHLAVLYNAMQSSGDILHKHSTLLAVISRLATTHAGCRPSTEHAGSSVLCRVRDILHDAPTTKLRLVDLAEAADAPELSRYALLRSFSRAFGLSPHAYQLQLRLHRAKLLLRQGVPIVQVALDTGFVDQSHFTTTFRATTGATPGQYQRGR
- a CDS encoding proline dehydrogenase family protein; translation: MRLWQNAMIGLARNTSVTMFMHSSRFMCRFANQFVAGHDAKAALERSRELFSRGIRSSLFFLGEYVEDETRIEETVSSLMELVPALSTAGLDVHVSVDPTQIGAMLSWNRCYDNALRLAQTIADHAGPGVNILMIDMEDASVTQSTLDLYHALFSAGLPVAITLQAYLHRSPSDIAQLVEQGAMVRLVKGAFAESADLAVSGRTARDAAYRASLDMLFSETARQHGVRPVVGSHDHTMIDYACSLAEQQGWRPDEWEVEMLLGVRPDYQRHLVERGVQVRVYMPYGSSWWPYSIRRIGETPRNLGFVARALLG
- a CDS encoding biliverdin-producing heme oxygenase codes for the protein MTVHPPLSDQLRSALVPLHAQLQAVPYCMALVERRAPLSVYITHLRVWAMVFAVVESGLDRADNPLLADIWFDEMRRLPLLFTDIDYFRDVPPRLPLTPDPVRVMTLALNLVSNLRKDAMTQPVSLLGVLYVLEGVALGAKNIGLALTSGFGLTPQTGMAYFAALKDDGALRFENFKRRLDAAPLSSRDRELVVQAAMDFIGECIDIFSLLIEPESEGTGQAIRYLAVSLNPEAGNHPICQDEQEITAVMQASVRCLVDYPYLIYRFGTRGRRFLDSDGAWLVHLTNLETKEMLSQVLCFGQSLTSRGIPQLLLEHHLRMLHRELRRVLPENQERYEKLIFCADHMRRHRRELLSEDVIDALTSDFCNQTGLYGNFAAKEAAELIIAGVLDEAQGLENATDSLMPWLADPMRRPAPWIKTVRITMDRANRAIVAKKARHEHIA